The Theileria annulata chromosome 2, complete sequence, *** SEQUENCING IN PROGRESS *** genomic sequence CCATCTTCTTTTCCATAAATCCTCTCGTTCCAAACCCTCctatatttaatttattaccaTACCACTTACTAACTATATAGTGCTAATACTAGTAACTACAGCATAATAGTGTAAATACGTAAATATACTATAGTGAGTTATCTATAAGTGTATAAGGTTACAGTATTGACTAATAAACATAGCTAGTGAACTGgataaaatattagtagGAGGGTACCTGGGATGAGAACTCCGTCCAGATCTTTAAAATGAGATTTGAATTTCTCAGAGTCGTAATCTGAAAATGTAATTAAGAGTGTGGGAAATTACCTTCAAATTTGGAGTAGTCGACCCACTTGATGTTAAGCTTAAGGTTACACTCAAGTGAGGAGTGTTTAAGGGCGTTTAGAACTGACAGGTAACTGTCCGTTGAGGCGCTGTATTTGCCCACAATTCCCACCGTAACGGTCTCGTTTTCTGGATTCTCACAAAATCTACTCCAATGTGTCAATGAATACTCAATTGGCATCGGATCGACCTTATTCGGTGTGAAATTCAACAACTAACCAgacattattattatgcTATGTGTAcactaatatttaaatctaTATAAATGAAGTAGATTCTAAGTATATGTGGTAGTGTATTTTTTGTAAAGATACTTCAAGAATCGATTCTGCGACATGTTGTTCATCGAGCATTAGTGGAACACGATATAAATCGGAAGTATTATGTACACTGATGACCTGAACAGTTATTAgttatgtataaatttgggtccaatatacatttttgaATTTGACTTGAGTAAAAAAGGCAATCTTTTCCTTTGTTGAGTTTGTTAGCTCATTCATACAACGGCAAAATATCATATCTGGCTGTAAACCTCTTTGTGAAAGTGCCTGAACCAAGATTagtttatatagttaaatatGGGTATCTCTGTACTAGGATATATCTAGTAGGTGAGATATTCAAAATAATACCTTAACAGAGTGTTGAGTGGGTTTAGATTTTTGTTCGTCTTGGCGGCCGACAATTGGAACGTATGAAAGATGGCACAAACAAACATTTTCGTTTCCTAGTTTAAGCTTTAATTGTCTGATCGTTTCCACGTATACTTCAGACTCGATGTCTCCAACTGTGCCTCCAATCTCCAAAAGACATATTTCTGGATCACGCCAACCCTTTCTGTCAACATTTTTTCTAGAAGCTTCCTCTATCCATTCGATTACCTCTTGTACTATATGAGGTACCACCTACAATTAATCACTCAATACATAGTTATTTAATCCTAAATAACTTAATTTAACACCAAGTTAGAGTAAATAAAATGCTAAATAACAGTTATTTAAGGGGTAGAAATCTACTTGAACTGTTTTCCCCAAATAATCTCCTCTACGTTCTTTATCGAAAACTCTGCTATAAACCTTTCCTGAGGTGAGGCTATGGCTTCTGGTTAATTTTAGGTTGAGAAATCTTTCATAATTCCCCAAATCCAGGTCTGCTTCTCCTCCGTCGTCGAGAACGTAAACCTAAGGGTGTGATTTTCGGAAAATGATTTACCTCTCCGTGTTCGTTCGGTGAGAGTGTTCCTGCGTCTAAGTTTAGGTAGGGGTCGATTTTAACTGCGGACATTGAGATGTTTCTAGAGCGCAAAACAACTCCGATACTACTCAGGAGTGTGCCCTTTCCGATTCCGCTCATGATACCCCCAATAACAACAACGTACTTCATTTTCGCCCTAATTCAGCAAAGATggttttgaaaaaatattcctaatgtgtaaaaaacAAATGATGGGTAAATAACTTGAATTTgtagaaaaaattaaattatgtgAGGATTAAAATTCGACACCATTTACTCTTCCTAAATTTTAGGTAAAGAAACTTTAAAGTTACCCTTCTTCACATTAGATAAACACTTGCTAAGGAATTTTTCCCTGAAATACAATAGATTTTGCGATATTGGCGAGTTATTTACATTTCCTCCTTCATTATAATGATCCATCAGACTctctatttattatttataattccCCAAACCCCTTCGGGTGTATTATATATCctcaatattatattattatacataataCGGCTATAGTGTATAGTTAAGTAAAGAATGTGTAACTAATGTGTGTTGTTGAGTGGTATAGCATTGTAATACCTATGGTCGGAACTGATTCtggattaaatttatccaaattttcGTGGTCCAAGGGCACACATATCCTCCCTAAACCCaagttattaatattagagCTTGAAATTGTAAAAGTACCTGTTTTTGCATGTACACAGAATGGTGACTTTAACAGATGTCCCATGTCTTTGGTAACATTAACGTCAAGTCTTGGGTAAGAGAACGCAATGATAATTTCCATGAAGAACCCAGGGAAATCACCAGCCTCCACCTTTCCAACGTAATCCTCAGGCCTTGTCAGATTTAGCATATCACAAATGCTATTGAAAAAATCCACTGAATTATACCTTTCTACAACCATGCGTTAGGCTGTTGGTCTTTACATACTTAACTACAAAACTAAGTAAATATACTTTGAGAATTTTCAATACAGTTGTTGATTGATCGTTTAACGTTAGAGTGTCTTTCTGGAACATAATCCAGGAGCGTCTTCATGTGAGTTTTGTGAGAGAAGAAATTTTGTTCGGCCAGCAGGTGCTTGAAGTTACGGTAGCAAATGTGAAAAGCCCTCAGGACAAGAGGGTGTTTGTCTATGGCATAGAGATTTACCTTCTTTGCGAAGCCATCTGAAATCAAGTTTAGGTACTCAATGATTGAAATTCTGCCCTCAGTGGGCAATTGTCTCGCTGTCTTGTCACACACCCAGCAGTGAATCCCACGCCTCCCTGAGTACACCCAAAGAACATTAACAAATCCAAAGTCCTCTTTCAGAGTAATCGTTATCAACTCTACTGCGATCTTAATGTATCTCCAGCACTTATTGCAGACCTTCTTATCAGAGCAGCACGTTCTAAACTCGTCGTAGTCATCCATATCTATGTCGAAGACTATTTCACGTTCTACTGGCCTAAAATCTCCACTCAGCTGCATCAATGATATCTTGTTACTATATATTGCACCTAAACTTTTTATTGTGGAtgttcaaattatttattatcaagTTATATACAATTGGAAATACGTAAGTTTTGGGATAAAATAGCTAAACAATACCAATATCGAATTTGAACGGTACAGAATCTGAGTTACAGAGAGTTTCGAAAACGCTCTCAAAGCTTTCAAAAGTCTAAACAGgaattaatatatagtCAGGATTAAAAATctgtgtaaaatattacttgCCATCTCAAGTATATTTCAGTTGCGTTTGTGGTATCTCCTCTGTGTAGAGTGAGTGAGATCTCTCTTCTCTTTAGTATGGAAGGGTCTAAAAAGGTTTATCCGAAGTTAAATCCAAATTTTTACATAACCACATACCTTCATAACCTATCCATCTTACCAAGTCCTTGATAGGGCAAAAGTTTTCTAAATTGCACACATTAGacttaaatttaacaaacTCCTTAgataactaataatattggtGGATAGTTaagtaaataaaattaaatactGTAGTAAAAGCGTAAATTGGATTCCGTAACGACGGAATCTGCCTGAATGGGCATTTTTTGGAAGAAATTAACACACTTGCCCGTTACAGAAGTAATGAACTGGGAAgaatcaaataaatataaaatagCAGCGCGTGGTTTCGATCCACGGACCTGGGGGTTATGAGCCCCCCACTCTCCCTCTGAGCTACGCTGCTTGTGACAATACACATAAACTTTGGTTTAAAGGACGACAACAGATGATATGAAAAGTAAAATGATGTAGGTATTATAGACTTTGAAAAgatttagaaattatttgGGTAAATTTGGTGGTTTGCTGAGATGAAGTTATTATCAAGATTAGTAGAAATCTTAGGCATCAGTATGAAGGTGTGACCTCCTCTGGATGAATTCACGTAAACTTCAGCGATCTTAGTCCTGTTAACTCCATTTGTTTCtaaaatagtattaattaacGTTATCAAGAACTATTTTTCAGAAAACCTACCAAGATTTTGAGGTTGGTAATATCTCAGTCGTCCAATCACAAGAGCCTTGTCTCCAACCCTAACACAtcatttacacatttaattaGTGTATGTTAATTAGGTAGTTTGATATGATAAAAGATTACCTTGCACGGGAATAAACGTAGTCCACGTTTCGAATTCCGTATAACATAACTTTGTGCCATTCTGTACTAACTAAACCTGTTCTCATCCTCTaaataatcttaaaatGGGTTTAAAGTACCTCCGAAGTGGCAATAGCTAGTCTCAAAACTTTAACTCCGTTTTGAAAAACCTTAGGCTCAGCAATGAAGCCTATCCTTCCACAGATCGTGACTGAATTTGCAGACAAATCGagctaaaaaataatttgtgtttaaataatatttattaattggGATTAGAATGGTACGTGATCGCGGACTGGTTCCTTTTCCTGGAAACCTTCGTCTTGGTAAGGCTGAGA encodes the following:
- a CDS encoding DNA primase small subunit, putative (chr2.cand.454 - DNA primase small subunit;~chr2.cand.455 - score = 10.85); translation: MPIQADSVVTESNLRFYYKNFCPIKDLVRWIGYEDPSILKRREISLTLHRGDTTNATEIYLRWQTFESFESVFETLCNSDSVPFKFDIGAIYSNKISLMQLSGDFRPVEREIVFDIDMDDYDEFRTCCSDKKVCNKCWRYIKIAVELITITLKEDFGFVNVLWVYSGRRGIHCWVCDKTARQLPTEGRISIIEYLNLISDGFAKKVNLYAIDKHPLVLRAFHICYRNFKHLLAEQNFFSHKTHMKTLLDYVPERHSNVKRSINNCIENSQKRYNSVDFFNSICDMLNLTRPEDYVGKVEAGDFPGFFMEIIIAFSYPRLDVNVTKDMGHLLKSPFCVHAKTGTFTISSSNINNLGLGRICVPLDHENLDKFNPESVPTIGITMLYHSTTHISYTFFT
- a CDS encoding uncharacterized protein (chr2.cand.453 - hypothetical protein, low similarity to ss-binding protein;~Signal peptide predicted for TA15415 by SignalP 2.0 HMM (Signal peptide probability 0.996, signal anchor probability 0.000) with cleavage site probability 0.427 between residues 18 and 19), with the protein product MILLSLFLSFCCCITLRTSPYSNNLFFIKSNLPLKYSNRIQKLYDYDETFSDIVDNFDPGEDSQPYQDEGFQEKEPVRDHLDLSANSVTICGRIGFIAEPKRMRTGLVSTEWHKVMLYGIRNVDYVYSRARVGDKALVIGRLRYYQPQNLETNGVNRTKIAEVYVNSSRGGHTFILMPKISTNLDNNFISANHQIYPNNF
- a CDS encoding CTP synthase, putative (1 probable transmembrane helix predicted for TA15425 by TMHMM2.0 at aa 5-27) encodes the protein MKYVVVIGGIMSGIGKGTLLSSIGVVLRSRNISMSAVKIDPYLNLDAGTLSPNEHGEVYVLDDGGEADLDLGNYERFLNLKLTRSHSLTSGKVYSRVFDKERRGDYLGKTVQVVPHIVQEVIEWIEEASRKNVDRKGWRDPEICLLEIGGTVGDIESEVYVETIRQLKLKLGNENVCLCHLSYVPIVGRQDEQKSKPTQHSVKALSQRGLQPDMIFCRCMNELTNSTKEKIAFFTQVKFKNVISVHNTSDLYRVPLMLDEQHVAESILELLNFTPNKVDPMPIEYSLTHWSRFCENPENETVTVGIVGKYSASTDSYLSVLNALKHSSLECNLKLNIKWVDYSKFEDYDSEKFKSHFKDLDGVLIPGGFGTRGFMEKKMAVRYCRLNKVPFLGICLALQLTVVDVAEEFEPKACHGEDSKTEEKYHVVTLMPEFSGKDKKGGTMRLGALETKLVKGTLIYSLYDKKDTIVERHRHRYQVNPAYEERLTNHGVVFSGRDPTQGRVSVVELKNHPFFLCTQFHPEYKSTPITPSPPYLGFILACKNRLNQRLEKNNGKLLPGSSYYH